ACGTACGCCTAAAATTAATATGTTGAATCGTTTGTGCATCTTCTTAGCTTATTATCGCAATTATCGTACTATGAAAGATATTGCAAACGAATATGAAATTATTGGCTTCATGTGTTAGTAATCGACGCTAGCGGCTAAAAAGGGGACATCAGAATACACAGCGGCAAGAAAAAGAAATACACACAAAAAGCTCAAATAGCAATAAATTATAGTACAGGGGAAATTTTTACTGTAGATTTTAGCGGAGGCCGTAATTATTTAAGCAGAGCGAACTACCATTATCAGAGCACACATGCATAATACCAGACAAAGGTTATCAGGGTATCAGAAAGATTCATCAAAATAGTCTTCATCCAATAAAACGCAGGAAAAAAGTTCCGCTCACTGATAATCAGAAAGCATATAATCGAATAGTATACCGCTTAAGATTTGTAATAGAGCAAGTAAACGGCATTCTTAAACGTTTATTAGAATATTATCATCA
This sequence is a window from Synergistaceae bacterium. Protein-coding genes within it:
- a CDS encoding transposase, with translation MIPDKGYQGIRKIHQNSLHPIKRRKKVPLTDNQKAYNRIVYRLRFVIEQVNGILKRLLEYYHQNIATYLKIL